One part of the Arabidopsis thaliana chromosome 1 sequence genome encodes these proteins:
- a CDS encoding Cullin family protein yields MDSRRMSRPRQIKFEEGWSNIQKGITKLIRILEGEPEPTFYFSECFKLYTIIYDMCVQRSDYSQQLYEKYRKVIEDYTIQTVLPSLREKHDEDMLRELVKRWNNHKIMVKWLSKFFVYIDRHLVRRSKIPIPSLDEVGLTCFLDLVYCEMQSTAKEVVIALIHKEREGEQIDRALVKNVLDIYVENGMGTLEKYEEDFESFMLQDTASYYSRKASRWTEEDSCPDYMIKVEECLKMERERVTHYLHSITEPKLVEKIQNELLVMVTKNRLENEHSGFSALLRDDKKNDLSRIYRLYLPIPKRLGRVADLFKKHITEEGNALIKQADDKTTNQLLIELHNKFIVYVIECFQNHTLFHKALEEAFETLRSQGGSE; encoded by the exons ATGGATTCGAGAAGAATGTCCCGACCCAGACAGATTAAATTTGAGGAAGGATGGTCCAACATTCAGAAAGGTATTACCAAGCTGATAAGGATTCTAGAAGGAGAGCCTGAaccaacattttattttagtgaATGTTTTAAACTTTACAC GATTATCTACGATATGTGTGTCCAGAGATCCGATTATTCACAGCAGCTTTATGAAAAGTATCGTAAAGTAATTGAAGATTATACTATCCAAACG GTGTTGCCGTCTTTAAGGGAGAAGCATGATGAAGATATGCTAAGAGAGCTTGTTAAGAGGTGGAATAACCATAAAATTATGGTCAAATGGTTAAGCAAGTTCTTCGTTTATATTGACCGTCACTTGGTTCGTCGGAGTAAGATTCCAATTCCATCACTAGATGAAGTTGGATTGACATGCTTTCTTGACCTG GTTTATTGTGAGATGCAGTCCACGGCCAAAGAAGTTGTAATAGCACTT ATTCATAAAGAACGTGAGGGCGAACAGATAGATAGGGCACTAGTGAAGAACGTATTAGATATCTATGTGGAGAATGGGATGGGAACCTTGGAAAAATATGAAGAGGATTTTGAAAGCTTCATGCTTCAAGATACTGCTTCTTACTATTCTCGCAAGGCGTCAAGGTGGACCGAGGAGGATTCTTGTCCTGATTACATGATAAAG GTTGAGGAGTGTCTAAAGatggagagggagagagtCACTCACTATCTCCATTCAATTACCGAACCCAAACTAGTTGAG aaaatacaaaacgaATTGTTGGTTATGGTTACAAAAAACCGCCTAGAAAATGAGCACTCAGGGTTTAGTGCATTGCTAAGAGATGACAAG AAGAATGATCTCTCTAGGATATACCGTCTTTATCTTCCAATCCCTAAGAGGTTGGGACGTGTTGCAGACTTATTCAAGAag CATATTACTGAAGAGGGAAATGCCCTTATCAAACAAGCTGACGACAAAACTACTAATCAACTACTAATTGAGCTACACAATAAGTTCATTGTCTATGTCATCGAGTGTTTTCAAAACCACACCCTCTTCCATAAG GCATTGGAAGAGGCATTTGAAACCTTAAGAAGTCAAGGAGGAAGTGAGTAG
- a CDS encoding Cullin family protein (Cullin family protein; FUNCTIONS IN: ubiquitin protein ligase binding; INVOLVED IN: ubiquitin-dependent protein catabolic process; LOCATED IN: cullin-RING ubiquitin ligase complex; EXPRESSED IN: 8 plant structures; EXPRESSED DURING: L mature pollen stage, LP.06 six leaves visible, 4 anthesis, petal differentiation and expansion stage; CONTAINS InterPro DOMAIN/s: Cullin, N-terminal (InterPro:IPR001373), Cullin repeat-like-containing domain (InterPro:IPR016159); BEST Arabidopsis thaliana protein match is: cullin 1 (TAIR:AT4G02570.4); Has 1509 Blast hits to 1507 proteins in 220 species: Archae - 0; Bacteria - 0; Metazoa - 762; Fungi - 308; Plants - 286; Viruses - 0; Other Eukaryotes - 153 (source: NCBI BLink).), with protein MDSRRMSRPRQIKFEEGWSNIQKGITKLIRILEGEPEPTFYFSECFKLYTIIYDMCVQRSDYSQQLYEKYRKVIEDYTIQTVLPSLREKHDEDMLRELVKRWNNHKIMVKWLSKFFVYIDRHLVRRSKIPIPSLDEVGLTCFLDLVYCEMQSTAKEVVIALIHKEREGEQIDRALVKNVLDIYVENGMGTLEKYEEDFESFMLQDTASYYSRKASRWTEEDSCPDYMIKVEECLKMERERVTHYLHSITEPKLVEKIQNELLVMVTKNRLENEHSGFSALLRDDKKNDLSRIYRLYLPIPKRLGRVADLFKKHITEEGNALIKQADDKTTNQLLIELHNKFIVYVIECFQNHTLFHKVRVLFMCVYLFQQYYIE; from the exons ATGGATTCGAGAAGAATGTCCCGACCCAGACAGATTAAATTTGAGGAAGGATGGTCCAACATTCAGAAAGGTATTACCAAGCTGATAAGGATTCTAGAAGGAGAGCCTGAaccaacattttattttagtgaATGTTTTAAACTTTACAC GATTATCTACGATATGTGTGTCCAGAGATCCGATTATTCACAGCAGCTTTATGAAAAGTATCGTAAAGTAATTGAAGATTATACTATCCAAACG GTGTTGCCGTCTTTAAGGGAGAAGCATGATGAAGATATGCTAAGAGAGCTTGTTAAGAGGTGGAATAACCATAAAATTATGGTCAAATGGTTAAGCAAGTTCTTCGTTTATATTGACCGTCACTTGGTTCGTCGGAGTAAGATTCCAATTCCATCACTAGATGAAGTTGGATTGACATGCTTTCTTGACCTG GTTTATTGTGAGATGCAGTCCACGGCCAAAGAAGTTGTAATAGCACTT ATTCATAAAGAACGTGAGGGCGAACAGATAGATAGGGCACTAGTGAAGAACGTATTAGATATCTATGTGGAGAATGGGATGGGAACCTTGGAAAAATATGAAGAGGATTTTGAAAGCTTCATGCTTCAAGATACTGCTTCTTACTATTCTCGCAAGGCGTCAAGGTGGACCGAGGAGGATTCTTGTCCTGATTACATGATAAAG GTTGAGGAGTGTCTAAAGatggagagggagagagtCACTCACTATCTCCATTCAATTACCGAACCCAAACTAGTTGAG aaaatacaaaacgaATTGTTGGTTATGGTTACAAAAAACCGCCTAGAAAATGAGCACTCAGGGTTTAGTGCATTGCTAAGAGATGACAAG AAGAATGATCTCTCTAGGATATACCGTCTTTATCTTCCAATCCCTAAGAGGTTGGGACGTGTTGCAGACTTATTCAAGAag CATATTACTGAAGAGGGAAATGCCCTTATCAAACAAGCTGACGACAAAACTACTAATCAACTACTAATTGAGCTACACAATAAGTTCATTGTCTATGTCATCGAGTGTTTTCAAAACCACACCCTCTTCCATAAGGTTAGAGTTTTGTTCATGTGTGTCTATCTTTTCCAACAATATTATATCGAATGA
- a CDS encoding NB-ARC domain-containing disease resistance protein, translating into MVDSIVSFGVEKLWKLLSQEYERFQGVEEQITELRDDLKMLMAFLSDADAKKQTRALARNCLEEIKEITYDAEDIIEIFLLKGSVNMRSLACFPGGRREIALQITSISKRISKVIQVMQNLGIKSDIMDGVDSHAQLERKRELRHTFSSESESNLVGLEKNVEKLVEELVGNDSSHGVSITGLGGLGKTTLARQIFDHDKVKSHFDGLAWVCVSQEFTRKDVWKTILGNLSPKYKDSDLPEDDIQKKLFQLLETKKALIVFDDLWKREDWYRIAPMFPERKAGWKVLLTSRNDAIHPHCVTFKPELLTHDECWKLLQRIAFSKQKTITGYIIDKEMVKMAKEMTKHCKRLPLAVKLLGGLLDAKHTLRQWKLISENIISHIVVGGTSSNENDSSSVNHVLSLSFEGLPGYLKHCLLYLASYPEDHEIEIERLSYVWAAEGITYPGNYEGATIRDVADLYIEELVKRNMVISERDALTSRFEKCQLHDLMREICLLKAKEENFLQIVTDPTSSSSVHSLASSRSRRLVVYNTSIFSGENDMKNSKLRSLLFIPVGYSRFSMGSNFIELPLLRVLDLDGAKFKGGKLPSSIGKLIHLKYLSLYQASVTYLPSSLRNLKSLLYLNLRINSGQLINVPNVFKEMLELRYLSLPWERSSLTKLELGNLLKLETLINFSTKDSSVTDLHRMTKLRTLQILISGEGLHMETLSSALSMLGHLEDLTVTPSENSVQFKHPKLIYRPMLPDVQHFPSHLTTISLVYCFLEEDPMPTLEKLLQLKVVSLWYNAYVGRRMVCTGGGFPPLHRLEIWGLDALEEWIVEEGSMPLLHTLHIVDCKKLKEIPDGLRFISSLKELAIRTNEKVFQKKVSKGGEDYYKMQHVPLIRYNWPQEPENNEVN; encoded by the exons ATGGTTGATTCAATTGTATCGTTCGGTGTTGAAAAGCTTTGGAAACTCCTGAGCCAAGAATATGAGCGATTCCAGGGAGTTGAAGAGCAAATTACGGAGCTAAGAGATGATCTGAAGATGTTAATGGCCTTTCTATCTGATGCAGatgcaaagaaacaaacccGTGCACTTGCAAGAAACTGCCTTGAAGAGATAAAGGAAATCACTTATGATGCTGAGGATATAATAGAAATCTTTCTTCTAAAAGGCAGTGTCAACATGAGAAGCCTTGCTTGCTTTCCAGGTGGTCGTAGGGAGATTGCCTTGCAAATCACAAGCATCAGTAAGAGGATCTCCAAGGTTATCCAAGTTATGCAGAATTTAGGCATAAAATCAGACATTATGGACGGTGTGGATTCGCATGCTCAACTGGAAAGGAAAAGGGAGTTGCGTCATACATTTTCTAGTGAATCTGAGAGCAATCTTGTTGGTTTGGAGAAAAATGTTGAGAAATTGGTTGAAGAATTGGTGGGAAACGATAGCAGTCATGGGGTATCTATTACTGGTTTGGGTGGTCTTGGCAAAACCACCCTTGCACGGCAAATTTTTGATCATGATAAGGTAAAAAGTCATTTTGATGGACTTGCGTGGGTGTGTGTATCACAAGAGTTTACACGGAAAGATGTGTGGAAAACCATCTTGGGGAATCTTAGTCCTAAATATAAAGACTCAGACTTGCCGGAAGACGATATTCAGAAGAAACTCTTTCAGttgttggaaacaaaaaaagctttgATCGTCTTTGATGACCTATGGAAAAGAGAGGACTGGTACAGAATAGCGCCCATGTTTCCAGAGAGAAAAG CTGGTTGGAAGGTACTACTTACTTCACGCAACGATGCAATACATCCACATTGTGTGACTTTCAAACCAGAACTCTTAACTCATGACGAATGTTGGAAACTTTTACAAAGGATAGCATTTTCTAAGCAAAAAACAATAACTG gatatataattgataaagAAATGGTAAAGATGGCTAAGGAGATGACAAAACATTGTAAAAGACTACCATTGGCTGTCAAACTGTTAGGCGGGTTATTAGATGCCAAACACACATTGCGTCAGTGGAAACTGATATCTGAGAATATTATATCTCACATAGTTGTTGGAGGGACTAGTTCCAATGAAAACGATAGCAGTTCGGTTAACCATGTTCTGTCTTTGAGCTTTGAAGGATTGCCTGGTTATTTGAAGCACTGCTTACTCTACCTAGCCTCTTATCCCGAAGATCATGAAATCGAAATAGAGAGATTGTCTTATGTCTGGGCTGCAGAAGGAATAACATATCCTGGGAATTACGAGGGAGCTACCATTCGAGATGTTGCGGATCTCTACATAGAAGAGTTAGTGAAGAGAAATATGGTTATTTCCGAAAGAGACGCGTTGACTTCGAGATTTGAAAAATGTCAGTTGCATGACTTGATGAGGgagatttgtttgttaaaagcCAAGGAAGAGAACTTTTTACAGATTGTTACTGATCCAACCAGCAGCTCAAGCGTACACTCTCTAGCTTCTAGCAGATCACGTAGACTCGTAGTGTACAACACCAGTATTTTTAGTGGAGAGAACGATATGAAGAATTCCAAACTTAGATCTCTCTTGTTTATTCCAGTTGGGTATAGTAGGTTTTCGATGGGATCAAACTTCATAGAGTTACCATTGTTGAGGGTTTTAGATCTCGATGGAGCTAAATTTAAAGGAGGGAAGTTACCCTCTAGCATTGGAAAGCTCATCCACTTGAAGTATTTGAGTTTATATCAGGCATCTGTAACTTATTTACCTTCATCTTTGCGGAACCTGAAGTCGCTGCTCTATCTCAATCTACGTATAAATTCTGGTCAGCTGATTAACGTGCCCAATGTCTTTAAAGAGATGCTAGAACTGAGATACCTCAGCTTACCATGGGAAAGAAGTAGTTTGACAAAGTTGGAACTGGGTAATCTACTCAAATTGGAGACGTTGATAAATTTCTCAACAAAGGATAGCAGTGTGACAGATCTTCACCGTATGACAAAGCTAAGGACCCTCCAAATCTTAATCAGTGGCGAGGGGTTGCATATGGAAACTCTGTCTTCAGCTCTAAGTATGTTGGGACACTTGGAAGATCTTACAGTAACACCTTCCGAGAATTCCGTTCAGTTCAAGCACCCGAAGTTGATATATAGGCCGATGTTACCTGATGTGCAACATTTTCCTTCTCATCTTACAACCATATCTCTAGTATATTGTTTTTTGGAGGAGGATCCGATGCCAACTCTAGAGAAACTGCTACAACTGAAAGTGGTTTCTTTATGGTACAACGCCTATGTTGGGAGGAGAATGGTTTGCACCGGCGGTGGGTTTCCTCCATTGCACAGGCTTGAAATATGGGGACTAGATGCCTTGGAAGAGTGGATAGTAGAAGAAGGCTCCATGCCCCTTCTTCATACTCTGCATATTGTAGACTGTAAGAAATTAAAGGAGATTCCAGATGGGCTGCGATTTATCAGTTCATTAAAGGAATTGGCTATCCGcacaaatgaaaaagtatTTCAGAAGAAGGTATCCAAAGGAGGAGAAGATTACTATAAAATGCAACACGTCCCTCTTATTCGATATAACTGGCCACAAGAACCAGAAAACAACGAG gTCAATTAA
- a CDS encoding NB-ARC domain-containing disease resistance protein (NB-ARC domain-containing disease resistance protein; FUNCTIONS IN: ATP binding; INVOLVED IN: defense response, apoptosis; LOCATED IN: cellular_component unknown; EXPRESSED IN: hypocotyl, root, flower, synergid; EXPRESSED DURING: 4 anthesis; CONTAINS InterPro DOMAIN/s: NB-ARC (InterPro:IPR002182), Disease resistance protein (InterPro:IPR000767); BEST Arabidopsis thaliana protein match is: Disease resistance protein (CC-NBS-LRR class) family (TAIR:AT1G58400.1); Has 16454 Blast hits to 15209 proteins in 528 species: Archae - 16; Bacteria - 828; Metazoa - 1085; Fungi - 125; Plants - 14178; Viruses - 0; Other Eukaryotes - 222 (source: NCBI BLink).) gives MQDLYMVDSIVSFGVEKLWKLLSQEYERFQGVEEQITELRDDLKMLMAFLSDADAKKQTRALARNCLEEIKEITYDAEDIIEIFLLKGSVNMRSLACFPGGRREIALQITSISKRISKVIQVMQNLGIKSDIMDGVDSHAQLERKRELRHTFSSESESNLVGLEKNVEKLVEELVGNDSSHGVSITGLGGLGKTTLARQIFDHDKVKSHFDGLAWVCVSQEFTRKDVWKTILGNLSPKYKDSDLPEDDIQKKLFQLLETKKALIVFDDLWKREDWYRIAPMFPERKAGWKVLLTSRNDAIHPHCVTFKPELLTHDECWKLLQRIAFSKQKTITGYIIDKEMVKMAKEMTKHCKRLPLAVKLLGGLLDAKHTLRQWKLISENIISHIVVGGTSSNENDSSSVNHVLSLSFEGLPGYLKHCLLYLASYPEDHEIEIERLSYVWAAEGITYPGNYEGATIRDVADLYIEELVKRNMVISERDALTSRFEKCQLHDLMREICLLKAKEENFLQIVTDPTSSSSVHSLASSRSRRLVVYNTSIFSGENDMKNSKLRSLLFIPVGYSRFSMGSNFIELPLLRVLDLDGAKFKGGKLPSSIGKLIHLKYLSLYQASVTYLPSSLRNLKSLLYLNLRINSGQLINVPNVFKEMLELRYLSLPWERSSLTKLELGNLLKLETLINFSTKDSSVTDLHRMTKLRTLQILISGEGLHMETLSSALSMLGHLEDLTVTPSENSVQFKHPKLIYRPMLPDVQHFPSHLTTISLVYCFLEEDPMPTLEKLLQLKVVSLWYNAYVGRRMVCTGGGFPPLHRLEIWGLDALEEWIVEEGSMPLLHTLHIVDCKKLKEIPDGLRFISSLKELAIRTNEKVFQKKVSKGGEDYYKMQHVPLIRYNWPQEPENNEVIYSFPSPII, from the exons ATGCAGGACTTATATATGGTTGATTCAATTGTATCGTTCGGTGTTGAAAAGCTTTGGAAACTCCTGAGCCAAGAATATGAGCGATTCCAGGGAGTTGAAGAGCAAATTACGGAGCTAAGAGATGATCTGAAGATGTTAATGGCCTTTCTATCTGATGCAGatgcaaagaaacaaacccGTGCACTTGCAAGAAACTGCCTTGAAGAGATAAAGGAAATCACTTATGATGCTGAGGATATAATAGAAATCTTTCTTCTAAAAGGCAGTGTCAACATGAGAAGCCTTGCTTGCTTTCCAGGTGGTCGTAGGGAGATTGCCTTGCAAATCACAAGCATCAGTAAGAGGATCTCCAAGGTTATCCAAGTTATGCAGAATTTAGGCATAAAATCAGACATTATGGACGGTGTGGATTCGCATGCTCAACTGGAAAGGAAAAGGGAGTTGCGTCATACATTTTCTAGTGAATCTGAGAGCAATCTTGTTGGTTTGGAGAAAAATGTTGAGAAATTGGTTGAAGAATTGGTGGGAAACGATAGCAGTCATGGGGTATCTATTACTGGTTTGGGTGGTCTTGGCAAAACCACCCTTGCACGGCAAATTTTTGATCATGATAAGGTAAAAAGTCATTTTGATGGACTTGCGTGGGTGTGTGTATCACAAGAGTTTACACGGAAAGATGTGTGGAAAACCATCTTGGGGAATCTTAGTCCTAAATATAAAGACTCAGACTTGCCGGAAGACGATATTCAGAAGAAACTCTTTCAGttgttggaaacaaaaaaagctttgATCGTCTTTGATGACCTATGGAAAAGAGAGGACTGGTACAGAATAGCGCCCATGTTTCCAGAGAGAAAAG CTGGTTGGAAGGTACTACTTACTTCACGCAACGATGCAATACATCCACATTGTGTGACTTTCAAACCAGAACTCTTAACTCATGACGAATGTTGGAAACTTTTACAAAGGATAGCATTTTCTAAGCAAAAAACAATAACTG gatatataattgataaagAAATGGTAAAGATGGCTAAGGAGATGACAAAACATTGTAAAAGACTACCATTGGCTGTCAAACTGTTAGGCGGGTTATTAGATGCCAAACACACATTGCGTCAGTGGAAACTGATATCTGAGAATATTATATCTCACATAGTTGTTGGAGGGACTAGTTCCAATGAAAACGATAGCAGTTCGGTTAACCATGTTCTGTCTTTGAGCTTTGAAGGATTGCCTGGTTATTTGAAGCACTGCTTACTCTACCTAGCCTCTTATCCCGAAGATCATGAAATCGAAATAGAGAGATTGTCTTATGTCTGGGCTGCAGAAGGAATAACATATCCTGGGAATTACGAGGGAGCTACCATTCGAGATGTTGCGGATCTCTACATAGAAGAGTTAGTGAAGAGAAATATGGTTATTTCCGAAAGAGACGCGTTGACTTCGAGATTTGAAAAATGTCAGTTGCATGACTTGATGAGGgagatttgtttgttaaaagcCAAGGAAGAGAACTTTTTACAGATTGTTACTGATCCAACCAGCAGCTCAAGCGTACACTCTCTAGCTTCTAGCAGATCACGTAGACTCGTAGTGTACAACACCAGTATTTTTAGTGGAGAGAACGATATGAAGAATTCCAAACTTAGATCTCTCTTGTTTATTCCAGTTGGGTATAGTAGGTTTTCGATGGGATCAAACTTCATAGAGTTACCATTGTTGAGGGTTTTAGATCTCGATGGAGCTAAATTTAAAGGAGGGAAGTTACCCTCTAGCATTGGAAAGCTCATCCACTTGAAGTATTTGAGTTTATATCAGGCATCTGTAACTTATTTACCTTCATCTTTGCGGAACCTGAAGTCGCTGCTCTATCTCAATCTACGTATAAATTCTGGTCAGCTGATTAACGTGCCCAATGTCTTTAAAGAGATGCTAGAACTGAGATACCTCAGCTTACCATGGGAAAGAAGTAGTTTGACAAAGTTGGAACTGGGTAATCTACTCAAATTGGAGACGTTGATAAATTTCTCAACAAAGGATAGCAGTGTGACAGATCTTCACCGTATGACAAAGCTAAGGACCCTCCAAATCTTAATCAGTGGCGAGGGGTTGCATATGGAAACTCTGTCTTCAGCTCTAAGTATGTTGGGACACTTGGAAGATCTTACAGTAACACCTTCCGAGAATTCCGTTCAGTTCAAGCACCCGAAGTTGATATATAGGCCGATGTTACCTGATGTGCAACATTTTCCTTCTCATCTTACAACCATATCTCTAGTATATTGTTTTTTGGAGGAGGATCCGATGCCAACTCTAGAGAAACTGCTACAACTGAAAGTGGTTTCTTTATGGTACAACGCCTATGTTGGGAGGAGAATGGTTTGCACCGGCGGTGGGTTTCCTCCATTGCACAGGCTTGAAATATGGGGACTAGATGCCTTGGAAGAGTGGATAGTAGAAGAAGGCTCCATGCCCCTTCTTCATACTCTGCATATTGTAGACTGTAAGAAATTAAAGGAGATTCCAGATGGGCTGCGATTTATCAGTTCATTAAAGGAATTGGCTATCCGcacaaatgaaaaagtatTTCAGAAGAAGGTATCCAAAGGAGGAGAAGATTACTATAAAATGCAACACGTCCCTCTTATTCGATATAACTGGCCACAAGAACCAGAAAACAACGAGGTGATATATTCTTTCCCTAGTCCAATCATCTGA